Proteins from a single region of Equus asinus isolate D_3611 breed Donkey chromosome 17, EquAss-T2T_v2, whole genome shotgun sequence:
- the LOC139040946 gene encoding olfactory receptor-like protein OLF1, with the protein MEFMSGNYTLVTEFILLGFPTRPELQSVLFLMFLTLYGLILMGNIGLMMLIRTDLHLQTPMYFSLSNLSFVDFCYSSVIVPKMLVNFLSESKSIFYYGCALQFYFASTFADTESFILAAMAYDRYVAFCNPLLYTVVMCWSICIWLVSLSYVGGNMSSLVHTSFAFILKYCDKNIINHFFCDLLPLLKLSCTDTSINEWLLATYGSSVEIICFMIIIISYFFILLSVLKIRSSSGRKKTISTCASHLTSVAIYQGTPLFIYSRPSYLYSPNTDKIISVVYTIFIPVLNPLIYTLRNKDVKDAAKKAIRSKVDSS; encoded by the coding sequence ATGGAATTTATGAGTGGAAACTACACCTTAGTGACTGAGTTTATTCTATTAGGGTTTCCAACTCGCCCTGAACTGCAGAGTGTCCTATTCCTTATGTTTCTGACATTATATGGTTTGATTCTAATGGGGAACATTGGATTGATGATGTTAATCAGGACCGATCTGCACCTTCAAACCCCCATGTATTTTTCTCTTAGCAACCTATCCTTTGTAGACTTTTGTTATTCCTCAGTCATTGTTCCCAAAATGCTGGTCAATTTCCTCTCAGAGAGCAAATCCATTTTCTATTATGGCTGTGCCCTGCAGTTTTATTTTGCCTCTACTTTTGCAGACACAGAATCCTTTATATTGGCTGCCATGGCATATGATCGCTATGTGGCCTTCTGTAACCCTTTACTCTACACAGTTGTGATGTGTTGGAGTATCTGTATATGGCTGGTTAGCTTGTCATATGTTGGAGGCAACATGAGCTCCCTAGTTCACACATCCTTTGCATTTATTCTGAAATACTGTGATAAAAATATCATCAACCATTTTTTCTGTGACCTCCTTCCCCTGCTTAAGCTATCCTGCACAGACACATCAATTAATGAATGGCTTCTTGCCACGTATGGCAGCTCAGTGGAAATTATCTGtttcatgatcatcatcatctcctactttttcattcttctctcagTCTTAAAGATCAGATCTTCCAGTGGGAGGAAGAAAACCATCTCTACGTGTGCATCTCACCTGACTTCTGTGGCCATCTATCAGGGGACTCCTCTCTTCATTTACTCACGACCCAGCTACCTCTACTCTCCCAACACTGATAAAATTATCTCAGTGGTCTACACCATTTTCATCCCAGTGCTGAATCCACTGATTTatactttgagaaataaagaTGTAAAAGATGCAGCTAAGAAAGCCATAAGATCAAAGGTGGATTCCTCATGA